In Hwangdonia lutea, a single window of DNA contains:
- a CDS encoding PLP-dependent cysteine synthase family protein gives MKQNNQVFDNVLDLIGNTPLIRLNKITSKFKGNFFAKVEAFNPGHSSKDRIALHIIEEAERKGILNPGDTIIETTSGNTGFSIAMVSIIKGYDCVLAVSSKSSADKIDMLKTMGAKVYVCPAHVSADDPRSYYQVAKRLHEEIKGSVYINQYFNELNIDAHYHSTGPEIWNQTEGKITHLVACSGTGGTISGTAKYLKEQNPNIKVIGVDAFGSVLKKYHETREFDEKEIYPYRIEGLGKNLIPTATDFDAIDEFIKVTDEESAHTARLIAKTEGLFVGYTSGAAMQAIAQLNEQGEFNENDNVVVIFPDHGSRYMSKVYSDKWMNEQGFFDSVNHETEKTVQYVK, from the coding sequence ATGAAACAAAACAATCAGGTTTTTGATAATGTATTAGACTTAATAGGCAACACACCGCTTATTAGACTTAATAAAATCACATCAAAATTTAAAGGCAACTTTTTTGCTAAAGTAGAAGCTTTTAATCCAGGTCATTCTTCAAAGGATAGAATTGCATTACACATTATAGAGGAAGCAGAACGAAAGGGAATTCTTAACCCCGGTGATACCATCATCGAAACTACTTCGGGCAATACTGGTTTTAGTATCGCCATGGTTAGTATCATTAAAGGTTACGATTGTGTTTTGGCAGTAAGTTCTAAGTCGTCGGCAGATAAAATAGACATGCTTAAAACCATGGGCGCCAAGGTTTATGTTTGTCCCGCGCACGTCAGCGCAGACGATCCAAGGTCGTATTACCAAGTCGCTAAACGTTTGCACGAAGAAATCAAAGGATCGGTGTATATCAATCAGTATTTTAATGAATTGAATATTGATGCGCACTACCACTCAACAGGTCCAGAAATTTGGAATCAAACCGAGGGTAAAATTACCCATTTGGTGGCCTGTAGTGGCACTGGTGGAACCATTTCCGGAACGGCTAAGTATCTAAAGGAACAAAACCCAAATATAAAAGTAATAGGTGTTGATGCTTTCGGGTCTGTGCTCAAAAAATATCACGAAACCAGAGAGTTTGACGAAAAAGAAATTTATCCGTATAGAATTGAAGGTTTGGGCAAAAACTTAATTCCAACGGCAACAGATTTTGATGCCATTGATGAGTTTATTAAAGTAACCGATGAAGAAAGTGCACACACCGCTAGGTTAATAGCCAAAACCGAAGGGCTGTTTGTGGGTTATACCTCTGGTGCTGCTATGCAAGCAATTGCTCAATTAAATGAGCAAGGCGAATTTAATGAAAACGATAATGTGGTTGTTATATTCCCAGATCACGGATCGCGCTATATGAGTAAGGTTTACAGTGATAAATGGATGAACGAACAAGGCTTTTTTGATAGTGTTAACCACGAAACAGAAAAAACGGTTCAATACGTAAAATAA
- a CDS encoding aminotransferase class I/II-fold pyridoxal phosphate-dependent enzyme produces MKDLFEKIYKDKGPLGKWASQAEGYFVFPKLEGEISNRMKFQGKDVITWSINDYLGLANHPEVRKVDAQAAADYGSAYPMGARMMSGHTDLHEKLQEELAAFVNKEAAYLLNFGYQGMVSTIDALVAKDDIIVYDVDAHACIIDGVRLHHGKRFTYKHNDIESLEKNLERATKMAEQTGGGILVISEGVFGMRGEQGRLKEIVALKKKYNFRFFVDDAHGFGTLGKTGAGAGEEQGVQDGIDVYFATFAKSMASTGAFIAADQEIIDYLKYNLRSQMFAKSLQMQLVVGALKRLEMLKTMPELKQNLWTIVDALQSGLKERGFDIGTTQSCVTPVYLKGSIPEAMALVRDLRENYGIFCSIVVYPVIPKGLILLRMIPTATHTLKDVEETLDAFDAIRDRLENGTYKRLSAAVMAAMGE; encoded by the coding sequence ATGAAAGATTTATTCGAAAAGATTTATAAGGATAAAGGCCCGTTAGGCAAATGGGCGTCTCAAGCGGAAGGGTATTTTGTATTTCCAAAACTGGAAGGAGAGATTTCAAATCGCATGAAGTTTCAGGGAAAAGATGTTATTACTTGGAGTATAAACGATTATTTAGGCTTGGCAAACCATCCGGAAGTTCGAAAAGTTGATGCTCAAGCGGCAGCAGATTATGGTTCGGCTTACCCAATGGGAGCAAGAATGATGTCTGGCCATACAGATTTGCACGAAAAGCTTCAAGAAGAATTGGCGGCATTTGTTAATAAAGAAGCAGCTTATCTTTTAAATTTTGGCTATCAAGGCATGGTGTCAACTATAGATGCTTTAGTTGCAAAAGATGATATTATTGTTTACGATGTCGATGCCCACGCCTGTATTATTGACGGTGTGCGTTTGCACCACGGAAAACGATTTACATACAAGCATAACGATATTGAAAGTTTAGAAAAAAACTTAGAACGCGCCACGAAAATGGCCGAACAAACCGGTGGTGGAATTCTTGTAATTTCTGAAGGTGTATTTGGAATGCGAGGAGAGCAAGGGCGTTTAAAAGAAATAGTTGCACTAAAAAAGAAATATAATTTCAGGTTTTTTGTTGATGATGCACATGGTTTCGGAACATTAGGAAAAACAGGAGCAGGAGCAGGAGAAGAGCAAGGTGTTCAAGATGGAATTGATGTGTATTTTGCAACTTTTGCCAAATCTATGGCAAGTACGGGAGCTTTTATTGCAGCCGACCAAGAAATTATTGATTATCTAAAATACAATTTACGTTCTCAAATGTTTGCTAAATCACTTCAAATGCAGTTGGTGGTTGGAGCATTAAAACGTTTGGAAATGTTAAAAACAATGCCAGAGTTAAAACAGAACTTATGGACGATTGTTGATGCTTTGCAATCTGGATTAAAAGAACGTGGTTTCGATATTGGTACAACCCAAAGTTGTGTTACGCCCGTATATCTTAAAGGAAGTATTCCGGAGGCTATGGCCTTGGTAAGAGACTTGCGTGAAAATTATGGAATATTCTGTTCTATAGTGGTTTATCCGGTTATACCTAAAGGATTGATTTTACTTAGAATGATTCCTACGGCAACACATACTTTAAAAGATGTTGAAGAAACATTAGATGCTTTTGACGCGATTAGAGACCGATTGGAAAACGGTACCTACAAACGTTTATCCGCTGCGGTTATGGCGGCTATGGGCGAGTAG
- a CDS encoding S9 family peptidase, which translates to MQLPIAKKTPKALKVHNDTRIDNYYWLNDKKNPEVIAYLDAENAYTKQMMQHTEGFQKDLFEEMKARIKEDDTSVPYKLNGYWYITRFEKGKDYPIYARKKESLDAAEEILFNCNQMAEGFAYFNLGSIAISPDNKLAAFSTDTVSRRQYTIQIKNLETGEIYTDKILNTTGSVTWANDNKTLFYAMKDEVTLRSFKILKHKLHTETSEDITVFHETDETFNTFVYKSKSSKYIIIGSCSTLSSEYRILNADTPDGNFKIFQKRIPDLEYNIAHFNDAFYIISNIDKSTNFKLSKTHVNTTEKEFWEDVIPHRKDVLIEDIEIFKNFLVVNERENGLNKLRIIKWDGSEDYYLPFNSETYTTYIGTNPDFSSDTLRYGYSGLTHPNAIIDYNLITKQSKIKKEQAVLGGNFKKENYESKRLWATARDGVKIPISLVYKKGIKLDGSNPLLQYAYGSYGSTIDPSFSTIRLSLLDRGFIYAIAHIRGGEYLGRDWYENGKLLTKKNTFRDFIDCSKFLIEQKYTSNKHLYAYGGSAGGLLMGAIINMNPELYHGVLAAVPFVDVVTTMLDDTIPLTTGEYDEWGNPNEKEFYDYMKSYSPYDNVDDKHYPNLLVTTGLHDSQVQYWEPAKWVAKLRELKKDQNKLLLHTDMDSGHGGASGRFESLKEVALEYAFILDLEGISA; encoded by the coding sequence AGAAGGATTTGTTTGAAGAAATGAAGGCGCGTATTAAAGAAGATGACACCAGTGTACCTTACAAACTTAATGGCTATTGGTACATAACACGTTTTGAAAAAGGAAAAGATTACCCCATTTACGCCAGAAAAAAGGAAAGTTTAGATGCTGCTGAAGAAATTTTATTCAACTGCAACCAAATGGCCGAGGGTTTCGCTTATTTTAATTTAGGAAGCATCGCCATAAGCCCAGACAATAAATTGGCAGCGTTTTCAACCGATACCGTAAGCAGACGCCAATACACCATTCAAATTAAGAATTTGGAAACGGGCGAAATTTACACCGATAAAATTTTAAACACCACCGGAAGCGTAACTTGGGCAAACGACAATAAAACCTTGTTTTATGCCATGAAAGATGAAGTTACACTACGTTCTTTTAAAATTTTAAAGCATAAGTTACATACAGAAACAAGTGAAGATATTACCGTTTTTCATGAAACCGACGAGACTTTTAACACCTTTGTTTACAAATCGAAATCTAGTAAATACATTATTATAGGGTCGTGTAGCACCTTGAGTTCGGAATACCGCATTTTAAATGCCGATACGCCCGATGGCAATTTTAAAATATTTCAAAAAAGAATACCGGATTTAGAATATAATATTGCACACTTTAACGATGCGTTTTATATCATTTCAAATATTGATAAATCCACTAATTTTAAGCTTTCAAAAACCCACGTAAACACTACAGAGAAAGAATTTTGGGAAGATGTTATACCACACAGAAAAGATGTTTTAATTGAAGATATTGAAATTTTTAAAAACTTTTTAGTGGTTAACGAACGCGAAAACGGACTCAATAAACTTCGTATAATTAAATGGGATGGAAGTGAGGATTACTATTTGCCGTTCAATTCCGAAACCTATACCACATATATTGGCACCAATCCAGATTTTAGCAGCGATACCTTGCGATACGGGTATAGTGGGTTAACGCACCCAAATGCGATTATCGATTATAACTTAATCACCAAACAAAGTAAAATTAAAAAAGAACAGGCTGTTTTGGGTGGTAATTTTAAAAAAGAAAATTACGAATCCAAACGTCTGTGGGCAACGGCAAGAGATGGTGTTAAAATACCCATATCGTTGGTTTATAAAAAAGGGATAAAGTTAGATGGCTCAAATCCCTTACTGCAATACGCGTATGGCTCTTATGGCTCTACAATCGACCCTTCGTTTTCAACCATTCGCTTAAGCTTATTGGATCGTGGATTTATTTACGCCATAGCGCACATCCGTGGTGGCGAATATCTGGGAAGGGATTGGTACGAAAACGGGAAATTGTTGACCAAAAAAAACACATTCAGAGATTTTATAGATTGTTCTAAATTTTTAATCGAGCAAAAATACACGTCCAATAAACACTTATACGCTTATGGCGGTTCTGCTGGCGGTTTGTTGATGGGCGCCATAATAAACATGAATCCTGAGTTGTACCATGGTGTTTTAGCGGCAGTCCCTTTTGTTGATGTGGTTACAACCATGCTCGATGATACTATTCCTCTAACCACTGGCGAGTACGACGAATGGGGAAATCCAAATGAAAAAGAATTTTATGATTACATGAAATCCTATTCACCCTATGATAATGTTGACGACAAACATTACCCGAATTTGCTGGTAACAACGGGCTTGCACGATTCGCAAGTGCAATATTGGGAACCCGCAAAATGGGTGGCAAAACTTAGGGAATTGAAAAAAGACCAAAACAAATTATTGTTGCACACCGATATGGATTCTGGTCATGGCGGTGCTTCGGGGCGCTTTGAAAGCCTAAAGGAAGTGGCCTTAGAGTACGCTTTTATTTTAGATTTAGAAGGAATTAGTGCATAA